In Bacteriovorax sp. Seq25_V, the following are encoded in one genomic region:
- the trmFO gene encoding methylenetetrahydrofolate--tRNA-(uracil(54)-C(5))-methyltransferase (FADH(2)-oxidizing) TrmFO, protein MTKVVVIGAGLAGSEAANFLANKGIDVVLVEGKAIERNPSQKIDTYAELVCTNSLKSMKPDSGHGLLKYEMDKLGSIVLEKGRETAVPAGDALAVDRDAFSLAITKHLQAHPKIEIINEHISNPLEIIERCEAEACIIATGPLTSEGLSNWLRENISDDDFYFYDAIAPVVDADSLDYSKLYYKDRHKAVSEEEGENADYLNAPMNQEQYEAFITELQNAVKVPAQNFEDYKFFESCLPVDIMAERGIDTARFSCMKPIGLEMEDGTLPYACVQLRKENLLGSAFNLVGFQTRLTYKEQVRVFRMIPGFEEASFLHLGSVHRNSFINSKKLLNNDLSSKKFPNIYFAGQISGVEGYTESASMGLYVASQLMKKLENKEVRPYPIETGMGALVNYIMTIDKPAPSNINFGLIPPVPLNKEQRRFRKGRKALKKELAAARAREVFDSFYEEYLK, encoded by the coding sequence ATGACAAAAGTTGTTGTTATTGGAGCAGGGCTTGCGGGAAGTGAAGCCGCTAATTTTTTAGCGAATAAAGGTATCGATGTTGTTCTTGTTGAAGGGAAGGCCATCGAAAGAAATCCGTCGCAAAAAATTGATACTTATGCCGAGCTTGTTTGTACAAACTCCCTAAAGTCAATGAAGCCTGATTCAGGTCATGGACTACTTAAATATGAAATGGATAAATTAGGCTCAATCGTTCTTGAAAAAGGAAGAGAGACTGCTGTTCCTGCTGGAGATGCTCTTGCTGTGGATCGTGATGCATTTTCACTGGCTATTACAAAACATCTTCAGGCACATCCAAAGATAGAAATTATTAATGAGCATATTTCTAATCCTCTTGAGATCATTGAGAGATGTGAGGCCGAGGCTTGTATCATTGCTACGGGACCTTTGACTTCAGAAGGTCTCTCAAATTGGTTAAGAGAAAATATTTCTGATGATGACTTCTATTTCTACGACGCTATTGCACCTGTGGTTGATGCTGATTCACTTGATTACTCAAAGCTATATTACAAAGATCGTCATAAGGCCGTGAGTGAAGAAGAAGGGGAGAATGCAGATTATTTAAATGCCCCAATGAATCAAGAACAATATGAAGCATTTATTACAGAGCTTCAAAATGCAGTTAAAGTTCCTGCTCAAAACTTTGAAGATTATAAATTTTTTGAAAGCTGCCTTCCGGTTGATATTATGGCCGAAAGAGGAATAGATACAGCGAGATTTTCTTGTATGAAGCCAATTGGACTAGAAATGGAAGATGGAACACTTCCATACGCCTGTGTTCAGCTTAGAAAAGAAAACCTACTTGGTTCAGCATTTAATCTCGTTGGATTTCAAACGAGACTTACATATAAAGAGCAAGTAAGAGTGTTTAGAATGATTCCAGGTTTTGAGGAAGCAAGTTTTCTTCACTTGGGATCTGTTCATAGAAACTCGTTTATCAACTCTAAGAAGCTTCTTAATAATGATTTAAGTTCTAAGAAATTCCCAAATATTTATTTTGCTGGGCAAATTTCTGGAGTTGAGGGTTATACTGAAAGTGCTTCAATGGGATTATACGTTGCATCTCAATTAATGAAGAAACTAGAGAATAAAGAAGTGAGACCATATCCAATTGAAACAGGAATGGGTGCACTCGTAAATTATATTATGACAATTGATAAGCCAGCACCTTCTAATATCAACTTTGGACTTATACCTCCTGTGCCACTTAATAAGGAGCAGAGACGATTTAGAAAGGGAAGAAAGGCCCTAAAAAAAGAACTTGCCGCTGCAAGAGCGAGAGAAGTTTTCGATAGCTTTTATGAGGAATACTTAAAGTAA
- a CDS encoding DMT family transporter, which yields MKGIIFILIASLLWAIDTLVRYPLLFKGHSAELIVFGEHLFLVLFLLPIILKSRKKFLSTKVSNIFYFFVIGGLGSAIGTLTFTKAFFLVNPSLVILLQKLQPVIAIALSALILKERMKPKFFLWAIVALIGGVMISYQDLAPGVKLIVEGQADFTSNSLKGYSLALIAVISWGAATVFGKVLSKQGFDEKEIMSGRFLMGLICLLPFLLTFNIDLNFSAIFWGKVFFLAFISGAVGMYFYYRGLKLIPAHLCTLAEMFFPFFAVIVNWIFLGKELSMLQITGASLLLLSSTVIQLKHY from the coding sequence ATGAAAGGAATTATATTTATTCTTATTGCTAGTTTACTTTGGGCCATTGACACCTTGGTTCGCTATCCTTTGTTATTTAAAGGACATTCGGCAGAGCTTATTGTTTTTGGAGAGCATTTATTTTTGGTGCTATTTCTCCTCCCAATTATTTTAAAAAGTAGAAAGAAATTTCTTAGCACAAAAGTCTCAAATATTTTTTACTTCTTTGTCATCGGTGGACTTGGCTCTGCAATTGGAACGCTAACTTTTACAAAGGCGTTTTTCTTAGTAAATCCTTCTCTTGTGATTCTTCTACAAAAACTGCAGCCCGTTATCGCTATTGCTTTATCTGCATTGATTCTAAAAGAGCGTATGAAACCAAAATTCTTTCTTTGGGCCATCGTCGCTCTCATTGGCGGAGTTATGATCAGCTATCAGGATCTTGCTCCTGGTGTGAAGCTCATTGTTGAAGGGCAAGCCGACTTCACTAGTAATAGTTTGAAAGGTTATTCACTGGCCTTGATTGCAGTTATCAGTTGGGGGGCCGCAACAGTATTTGGAAAAGTGCTTTCGAAACAAGGTTTTGATGAGAAAGAAATTATGAGTGGAAGATTTTTAATGGGGCTTATTTGTCTTCTTCCATTTTTACTAACATTTAATATTGATCTCAATTTTTCTGCAATTTTTTGGGGGAAAGTATTCTTTTTGGCCTTCATCTCTGGTGCCGTTGGAATGTACTTCTACTATCGTGGACTAAAATTAATTCCAGCTCATTTGTGCACTTTGGCAGAAATGTTCTTTCCTTTCTTTGCAGTTATTGTAAACTGGATTTTTTTAGGAAAAGAGCTCAGTATGTTACAAATTACAGGAGCAAGTCTTTTGCTTCTGAGTTCCACCGTGATACAATTAAAGCATTATTAA
- a CDS encoding NAD-dependent epimerase/dehydratase family protein, which translates to MQKLPMDLTGKNILVAGAAGFVPSHVCQLYLEKGATVYGLDNFITGSKSNIELLSKFEKFHFEERNIFESIPEYKDVKFDYILSLASPASPIDFKIIPLEIMRVNSEGTLKLLELAKAHGATFLEASTSEVYGDPEIHPQVESYVGHVNPIGPRSCYDEAKRFAEALTMSFHTRYNVDTRIIRIFNTYGPRMRPNDGRVIPNFVNQAMDNEELTVYGDGSQTRSFCYVTDLVNAIDHVLMLGDHMPYNIGNPDEYTIKECAELIISALDSKSVLSFKELPKDDPKRRRPDISRVMKLGYLPKVTFAEGLEKTASYFKSLK; encoded by the coding sequence ATGCAAAAGTTACCAATGGATTTAACAGGTAAAAATATATTAGTTGCTGGAGCTGCTGGTTTTGTTCCATCACATGTTTGTCAGCTATACCTTGAAAAAGGGGCGACTGTTTACGGACTAGATAATTTTATTACTGGTTCAAAATCAAATATCGAACTTTTATCAAAGTTTGAAAAATTTCATTTTGAAGAGAGAAATATTTTTGAATCGATTCCAGAGTATAAGGACGTTAAGTTTGACTATATCCTCTCTCTTGCTTCTCCAGCTTCTCCAATTGATTTCAAAATTATTCCTCTTGAGATTATGAGAGTAAATAGTGAAGGGACACTTAAGCTTCTTGAATTAGCTAAGGCCCATGGTGCAACTTTCTTAGAAGCTTCAACTTCAGAAGTGTATGGAGATCCTGAGATTCATCCTCAAGTTGAAAGCTATGTTGGTCACGTTAATCCAATCGGGCCTCGTAGTTGTTATGATGAAGCAAAGAGATTTGCTGAAGCCTTAACGATGTCATTTCATACACGTTATAATGTTGATACAAGAATTATCAGAATTTTTAATACGTACGGTCCAAGAATGAGACCAAATGATGGCCGTGTTATTCCAAACTTTGTTAATCAAGCAATGGATAATGAAGAACTCACAGTATACGGTGACGGATCACAGACGAGATCATTCTGTTATGTCACAGATCTTGTAAATGCAATTGATCACGTATTAATGCTTGGTGATCACATGCCATATAATATTGGAAATCCAGACGAATATACAATTAAAGAGTGTGCGGAATTAATTATCTCAGCTCTTGATAGTAAGTCTGTACTCTCTTTTAAGGAACTTCCAAAAGATGATCCAAAAAGAAGAAGACCAGATATCTCTCGTGTAATGAAGCTTGGTTACCTGCCAAAGGTTACTTTTGCTGAAGGGTTAGAGAAAACTGCAAGTTACTTTAAAAGTTTAAAATAG
- a CDS encoding amino acid ABC transporter substrate-binding protein — protein sequence MSLSFKKITILAVMASSVLAGKTLDGIKKRGTLKCGVSTGLPGFSTPDSKGNWQGLDVDFCRALAVAVLGDDTKVQYVSLNAQQRFTALQSGEIDVLSRNTTNTLTRDTSTGLNFTTPIYYDGQGFMVRKSSKITSAMQLSGASVCTQQGTTTELNMSDFFRANRLKLKPVVFESNDEVVQSFVKGRCDALTTDASGLAAERSKFKNPDEFVILPEVISKEPLSPAVRHGDDEWFDIVKWTMFALVEAEEIGITKENISTFLKSKDPRVKRFLGITPGNGQAIGLDEKWAFNIISKIGNYGEVFEKNVGKGSTLKLERGLNALWNKGGLMFSPPFR from the coding sequence ATGAGTCTTTCATTTAAGAAGATAACGATACTAGCTGTAATGGCCTCTTCGGTTTTGGCAGGAAAAACTCTTGATGGCATTAAGAAGAGAGGAACTCTTAAGTGTGGTGTTTCGACTGGGCTTCCTGGATTTTCAACACCAGATTCAAAAGGTAATTGGCAAGGACTTGATGTTGATTTTTGTCGCGCACTCGCTGTTGCTGTTTTAGGAGATGATACAAAAGTACAGTACGTATCACTTAACGCTCAACAAAGATTCACAGCTCTTCAATCTGGAGAGATTGATGTTCTTTCAAGAAATACTACCAATACGCTGACTCGAGACACTTCAACGGGACTTAATTTTACGACTCCAATTTATTATGATGGGCAAGGTTTCATGGTGAGAAAGTCCTCGAAAATTACAAGTGCTATGCAATTAAGTGGGGCAAGTGTTTGTACTCAGCAAGGAACCACAACAGAGCTTAATATGTCAGATTTTTTTCGTGCTAATAGACTAAAGTTAAAGCCAGTTGTTTTTGAAAGTAATGATGAGGTAGTCCAATCTTTTGTGAAAGGTCGTTGCGATGCTTTAACAACTGATGCTTCTGGACTTGCAGCGGAAAGAAGTAAGTTTAAAAATCCTGATGAGTTCGTGATTTTACCTGAAGTTATTTCAAAAGAGCCTCTGTCTCCAGCTGTTAGGCATGGTGATGATGAATGGTTTGATATCGTTAAGTGGACAATGTTTGCATTAGTTGAAGCTGAAGAAATTGGAATTACAAAAGAAAATATTAGTACATTTCTTAAGTCAAAAGATCCACGAGTAAAAAGATTTCTTGGAATAACACCTGGAAATGGTCAAGCTATTGGGCTTGATGAGAAGTGGGCATTTAATATTATTTCAAAAATTGGAAACTACGGTGAAGTTTTTGAAAAGAATGTTGGAAAAGGAAGTACGCTTAAGCTTGAAAGAGGGCTAAATGCTCTATGGAATAAGGGTGGATTAATGTTTTCACCTCCTTTTAGATAA
- a CDS encoding amino acid ABC transporter permease — translation MLKKILNDEKIRSTLFQGVGLLFICSIIYYFFVNTQANLTKQNIQTGFGFFELEAGFDISESMIEYWSDDTYLKALYAGILNTAKVALIGNIFAIGLGVIIGVGSLSTNWIIKKISTTYVEIVRNIPLLLQLFFWYAILTENLPDVKDAIEFLPHFFLTNRGLFIPFPVESIKYAYIFVALVVSVLGYFFLERRRDIKTEETGLESPVWQRLNYLIYLLPVVTWMVLGKPTELSMPELVGFNFQGGYTFTPEFTALLVGLIIYTAAFNAEIARAGINSISRGQWEAASSLGLSKKDTMGKIILPQALRVMVPPLTSQILNLTKNSSLAVAIGYPDFVSVTNTTMNQTGQAIECVFLIMVVYLSFSLLTSFIMNIFNNRFNKFERS, via the coding sequence TTGTTAAAGAAAATTTTAAATGATGAAAAAATTCGCTCTACACTTTTTCAAGGTGTAGGGCTTTTATTTATTTGTTCGATTATCTACTATTTCTTTGTTAACACTCAAGCCAACTTAACAAAGCAAAATATCCAAACTGGTTTCGGCTTTTTTGAGCTTGAAGCAGGTTTTGATATTTCAGAGAGTATGATTGAATATTGGTCTGATGATACTTATCTTAAGGCCCTTTATGCAGGTATTTTAAATACAGCGAAAGTTGCGCTAATCGGGAATATCTTTGCTATTGGGCTTGGAGTTATTATCGGAGTTGGTAGCTTATCGACAAATTGGATCATTAAAAAAATCTCAACGACATACGTTGAAATCGTGAGAAATATCCCGTTACTTCTTCAGCTTTTTTTCTGGTATGCGATCTTAACTGAAAACCTTCCAGATGTTAAAGATGCGATTGAGTTTCTTCCTCACTTCTTTTTAACAAATAGAGGTCTCTTTATTCCTTTTCCTGTCGAGTCAATTAAGTATGCTTATATTTTTGTAGCATTGGTTGTCTCAGTACTTGGTTACTTTTTTCTTGAAAGAAGAAGAGATATTAAAACTGAAGAGACAGGTCTTGAGTCTCCAGTATGGCAAAGATTGAATTATCTAATTTATCTTTTACCTGTCGTGACATGGATGGTTTTAGGGAAACCTACAGAGCTTTCGATGCCAGAGCTTGTTGGTTTTAACTTCCAAGGCGGCTATACTTTTACTCCAGAGTTTACGGCATTACTTGTTGGACTAATTATTTATACTGCCGCATTTAATGCAGAGATTGCGCGTGCAGGTATAAACTCAATTAGCAGAGGGCAGTGGGAAGCCGCTTCTTCGCTTGGTCTTTCTAAAAAAGATACGATGGGAAAAATTATTTTACCACAGGCCTTAAGAGTTATGGTTCCACCTCTAACTTCACAAATTCTAAACTTAACAAAGAATAGTTCACTCGCTGTTGCTATTGGTTACCCTGACTTTGTTTCAGTAACAAATACAACGATGAATCAGACAGGGCAAGCGATTGAGTGTGTTTTCTTAATTATGGTTGTTTACCTAAGTTTTTCATTATTAACTTCATTTATTATGAATATTTTCAATAATAGATTTAATAAATTTGAGAGATCATAG
- a CDS encoding amino acid ABC transporter permease, translating into MNMVNKFVYRFPIWLKKNLFNTPINSVISIFAIAFLWKFIVYVFDYMLVGAVWGGTAKTCREVGGFCYPFLFEKARFIIYGFYPSELLWRPTLAMVQLFGTIFYIKEPSRFGVKTFIYLTISFVIFFWLIGGGVGLSPVTNDKWGGLPLTVMLAFIGILFSYPFGILLALARRSELKILKMLSVCYIELIRGVPLISVLFMSSVMFPLFLPDGVNFDKLLRAQIAIIMFVSAYMAEVIRGGLASIDKGQYEAAQSLGLSYAQTMIYIIIPQAIRIVIPPTVNTAIGMFKDTSLVLIIALFDLLNTTKTAMRDAEWLGFSLEGYVFVGVIYYVFCSLMSKYSKRLETEFVVKER; encoded by the coding sequence ATGAATATGGTTAATAAATTTGTATATAGATTTCCTATTTGGTTAAAAAAGAATCTTTTTAACACTCCTATAAACTCTGTAATATCAATATTTGCGATAGCCTTTCTGTGGAAGTTTATCGTTTATGTTTTTGACTACATGCTTGTTGGAGCCGTCTGGGGTGGAACGGCCAAGACATGTCGTGAAGTGGGTGGGTTTTGTTATCCGTTTCTATTTGAAAAGGCGCGTTTTATTATTTATGGATTCTATCCTAGTGAGCTTCTGTGGCGTCCTACACTTGCGATGGTACAACTATTTGGAACAATATTTTATATTAAGGAGCCTAGTCGTTTTGGTGTAAAGACCTTTATTTATTTGACTATCTCTTTTGTGATTTTCTTTTGGCTTATTGGTGGTGGAGTAGGACTTTCTCCTGTCACAAATGACAAGTGGGGAGGTCTACCTTTAACCGTAATGCTTGCTTTTATTGGGATTCTATTTTCATACCCTTTTGGAATACTCCTCGCCCTTGCACGACGTTCTGAACTTAAAATATTAAAGATGCTTTCGGTTTGTTATATTGAGCTTATCCGTGGAGTTCCTCTCATTTCAGTTCTCTTTATGAGTTCAGTTATGTTTCCTCTCTTTCTCCCCGATGGAGTGAATTTTGATAAGCTTCTTCGTGCTCAAATTGCGATTATCATGTTCGTTTCTGCTTATATGGCGGAGGTTATTCGAGGTGGTCTTGCTTCTATAGATAAGGGGCAGTATGAAGCAGCTCAGTCTCTAGGACTTAGTTATGCTCAGACAATGATTTATATTATTATTCCTCAAGCGATTAGAATTGTCATACCACCAACAGTGAATACTGCGATTGGGATGTTTAAAGATACATCTCTCGTTTTAATTATTGCTCTCTTTGATTTGTTAAATACAACAAAAACGGCAATGAGAGACGCAGAGTGGCTTGGTTTTTCTCTGGAAGGTTATGTTTTTGTTGGAGTTATTTATTATGTATTTTGTAGCTTAATGTCTAAATATTCAAAAAGGCTTGAAACCGAATTTGTAGTTAAGGAGAGGTAA
- a CDS encoding amino acid ABC transporter ATP-binding protein, with translation MSSQNELMIEMKNLNKWYDQFHVLKDVNLNVKHGEKIVVCGPSGSGKSTMIRCINRLEEFQKGSLTVNNIPLNHDLKNIDAIRKDVGMVFQHFNLFPHLSILENLTLAPIRVKHIPKKEAIEMAMSYLEMVKIADQANKYPGQISGGQKQRVAIARSLCMKPKVLLFDEPTSALDPEMVKEVLDVMVDLAKEGMTMLCVTHEMGFAREVADRVIFMDQGTILEENTPQEFFNNPQHERTREFLSQVIH, from the coding sequence ATGTCATCTCAAAATGAATTAATGATTGAAATGAAAAATTTAAATAAATGGTATGATCAATTCCACGTGTTAAAAGATGTGAATCTAAATGTAAAACATGGTGAAAAAATTGTTGTTTGTGGTCCATCTGGCTCTGGTAAATCGACAATGATTAGATGTATAAATCGTCTTGAGGAATTTCAAAAAGGGTCGTTGACCGTTAATAATATTCCGCTCAATCATGATTTGAAAAATATCGATGCCATTCGAAAAGATGTAGGAATGGTTTTTCAACATTTTAATTTATTTCCACATTTGTCAATTCTTGAAAATTTAACACTCGCTCCAATTCGTGTTAAGCATATTCCCAAAAAAGAGGCCATTGAAATGGCGATGAGTTACCTCGAAATGGTAAAGATTGCGGATCAGGCGAATAAATATCCAGGGCAAATATCTGGTGGACAAAAACAACGTGTCGCGATAGCAAGAAGTCTTTGTATGAAACCAAAGGTTCTTTTATTTGATGAACCAACATCTGCACTCGATCCAGAGATGGTTAAGGAAGTTCTTGATGTTATGGTTGACCTTGCAAAAGAAGGGATGACAATGTTATGTGTAACTCACGAAATGGGGTTTGCCCGTGAAGTCGCTGACAGAGTCATTTTTATGGATCAAGGAACAATTCTTGAAGAGAATACTCCACAAGAATTTTTTAATAACCCACAACATGAAAGAACAAGAGAGTTTTTATCTCAAGTAATTCACTAA
- a CDS encoding alpha-ketoglutarate-dependent dioxygenase AlkB encodes MQFGLFGEPESIEVINLDGEVIYYPNFFTDDFFEELRKEINWRQDKITLYGKTHDIPRLQAWYGDGEKDYSYSGVKLQNNNFNQVLNIIREKISTGVGLEFNSCLCNLYRDGRDYAAWHSDDEKELGVNPIIASASFGETRKFIFKHKTNKGVEKVELNVEDKSLIIMKGKLQHCWKHQISKTAKKVGQRINLTFRTIK; translated from the coding sequence ATGCAATTTGGACTTTTTGGGGAACCAGAATCGATTGAAGTAATTAATTTGGATGGTGAAGTCATTTACTATCCAAATTTCTTTACTGATGATTTTTTCGAAGAATTAAGAAAAGAAATTAATTGGCGCCAAGATAAAATTACTCTCTATGGTAAAACTCACGACATCCCGCGACTCCAGGCCTGGTATGGGGACGGTGAAAAGGACTATAGTTATTCTGGTGTAAAGCTTCAAAATAATAATTTTAATCAAGTTTTAAATATTATCCGTGAGAAAATTTCAACAGGCGTTGGACTTGAATTTAACTCTTGTCTTTGTAATCTCTATCGTGATGGTAGAGACTATGCTGCTTGGCATAGTGATGATGAGAAAGAGTTGGGAGTGAATCCCATTATTGCCTCTGCAAGTTTTGGAGAAACGAGAAAATTTATCTTCAAACATAAGACTAATAAAGGTGTTGAAAAAGTTGAATTGAATGTCGAAGACAAATCCCTCATTATTATGAAAGGAAAGCTTCAACACTGCTGGAAACATCAGATTTCAAAAACTGCAAAAAAGGTTGGACAGAGAATTAATCTAACCTTTAGGACTATCAAGTAG
- a CDS encoding arginyltransferase, which produces MKLLTTPRISAPDKCPYLQGQLEQHQFFFASEIEKEEMDFLLSEGWRKFGQFQFRPKCHGCQKCLPIRLKVDKFHPSKSQRKILKKNSDIKVYFSPLIFRKEHFALYLKHSSARFESKHVDNEEDFRQTFYQYTGTQLVSEFFLNDKMIAFGILEKGLTSLSSVYFVFDPDYSKRNLGTFGALKEIEYAMDDNLSHYYLGYWIEENKSMAYKSQFKPNQIYEWDTKTWNDLLLDSPKG; this is translated from the coding sequence ATGAAGCTACTGACGACTCCAAGAATTTCGGCCCCAGACAAGTGTCCTTACCTCCAAGGCCAGCTCGAACAGCACCAGTTCTTCTTTGCTTCGGAAATAGAAAAAGAAGAAATGGATTTTTTATTAAGTGAAGGTTGGAGAAAATTTGGACAGTTTCAATTTCGGCCAAAATGTCATGGTTGTCAGAAGTGTCTCCCCATAAGATTGAAAGTTGATAAATTTCACCCATCAAAATCACAGAGAAAAATATTAAAGAAAAACTCTGATATTAAAGTTTATTTTTCACCACTTATTTTTAGAAAAGAACACTTTGCACTCTATCTAAAGCATTCATCTGCACGTTTTGAAAGTAAGCATGTCGATAATGAAGAAGATTTCAGACAAACATTTTATCAGTATACTGGAACACAATTAGTGAGTGAATTTTTTCTTAATGATAAAATGATTGCTTTTGGTATTTTAGAAAAAGGCCTGACTTCTTTGAGTAGTGTCTATTTTGTTTTTGATCCTGATTACTCCAAGCGAAATCTAGGAACTTTTGGAGCACTCAAAGAAATTGAATATGCCATGGATGATAATCTTTCTCATTATTATTTGGGTTATTGGATTGAGGAGAATAAATCAATGGCATACAAGTCACAATTTAAACCAAATCAAATTTATGAATGGGATACTAAGACTTGGAATGATCTTCTACTTGATAGTCCTAAAGGTTAG
- a CDS encoding high-potential iron-sulfur protein: MDRRKFFMSGALGLASLVGARSVLANECKVGAEPAGKKVAKNKERLDYVVNAADAKSHAKYKAGSTCANCKFYKKAKEEGGYAPCPMLANKYVSNCGWCKSYAAAK; this comes from the coding sequence ATGGATAGAAGAAAATTTTTTATGTCTGGAGCTTTAGGTTTAGCTTCTCTTGTTGGTGCTCGTTCTGTCTTAGCAAATGAGTGTAAAGTCGGTGCAGAGCCTGCAGGTAAGAAAGTCGCAAAGAATAAAGAAAGACTTGATTATGTAGTAAATGCTGCTGATGCGAAATCACATGCAAAATACAAAGCTGGTTCAACTTGTGCGAACTGTAAGTTTTATAAAAAAGCAAAAGAAGAAGGTGGATACGCTCCATGTCCAATGCTTGCTAATAAATATGTTTCAAATTGTGGATGGTGTAAGTCTTACGCAGCTGCAAAGTAA
- a CDS encoding DTW domain-containing protein has product MTSKRLSCTECLRPVSNCYCDQLRPTMIENHVLIIRHVKEREHPFNTALMAKLQINNLILLDSDNPHFKSIIIDFIEKYKPILIFKNNHSKEIEELEKNRKQNLILLDGTWDKARSLLLGNQELLGSLPTYHFSEGDTPKTIYKSVRKACAEEALSTLEALVYSLEYLNGESYESLLAPLSKVVEEQKKWASKDPS; this is encoded by the coding sequence ATGACTAGTAAACGCCTCAGCTGTACCGAATGCTTAAGACCTGTTTCAAATTGTTATTGTGACCAGCTAAGGCCAACAATGATCGAGAACCATGTTCTCATTATTAGACACGTTAAAGAGCGCGAGCATCCTTTTAATACAGCTTTAATGGCCAAGCTTCAAATTAATAACCTGATCCTTCTTGATAGCGATAATCCACATTTTAAAAGTATAATTATAGACTTTATCGAAAAATATAAACCAATACTAATTTTTAAAAACAATCATTCAAAAGAAATAGAAGAGCTAGAAAAAAACAGAAAACAAAATCTCATTCTACTCGATGGAACATGGGATAAGGCAAGAAGCTTGCTCCTTGGTAATCAAGAACTTCTTGGAAGTCTACCAACTTATCATTTTAGCGAGGGGGACACTCCTAAAACAATTTATAAAAGCGTCCGCAAAGCTTGCGCTGAAGAAGCATTGTCCACGCTTGAGGCTTTAGTATATAGTCTTGAGTATCTTAATGGAGAGAGTTATGAAAGTTTATTGGCACCACTCTCCAAAGTCGTTGAAGAGCAAAAAAAATGGGCCTCTAAGGACCCATCATAA
- a CDS encoding endonuclease I family protein: MSKLRHLCVYFTFIIASSAFGDLSKNNFYSKDLVEKLEQYSQDGSLKSHLFEAISKDQEVNFDYKRARQYLFGEIDLKRDSSGNYYFEDRYCDMRYGQEVGIGKDKIPNPNILNCEHTWPQSKFNPKFSKNTQKNDLHHLFGVWSNANSSRSNLIFAEVDGRVVSDKCIISKRGTAKNSTEEIKAFEPPVNHRGNVARALFYFSTRYQLEISNAEEYYLRKWDKEDPVDEEEIARNEKIYKIQKNRNPYIDDPYLVDLVKDF, encoded by the coding sequence ATGTCTAAGCTTAGACACCTTTGTGTGTACTTTACATTCATCATTGCAAGCAGTGCTTTTGGAGATTTATCAAAAAATAATTTCTACTCAAAAGATCTTGTTGAAAAACTTGAACAGTATTCTCAAGACGGCTCGCTTAAATCCCATCTCTTTGAGGCAATCTCAAAGGATCAAGAAGTTAATTTCGATTACAAAAGAGCAAGACAGTACCTCTTCGGTGAAATTGATCTTAAAAGAGATTCATCTGGAAATTATTATTTCGAAGATCGCTATTGCGATATGAGATACGGACAAGAAGTAGGTATCGGAAAGGACAAGATTCCAAATCCTAATATTTTAAATTGTGAACACACTTGGCCACAAAGTAAATTCAATCCTAAATTTTCAAAGAATACTCAAAAAAATGATCTTCATCACTTATTCGGAGTTTGGTCAAATGCAAATTCTTCAAGAAGTAATTTAATCTTTGCAGAAGTTGATGGAAGAGTTGTATCAGATAAATGCATAATATCTAAAAGAGGTACTGCTAAAAATTCAACTGAAGAAATCAAAGCTTTCGAGCCACCAGTTAATCACCGAGGGAATGTTGCGAGAGCACTATTTTATTTTTCTACAAGGTATCAGTTGGAAATTTCAAATGCAGAAGAATATTACTTGAGAAAATGGGACAAAGAAGATCCTGTTGATGAAGAAGAGATCGCTCGAAACGAAAAGATATATAAAATTCAAAAAAATAGAAATCCATATATTGATGATCCATACTTGGTAGACCTCGTAAAAGATTTTTAA